One Ailuropoda melanoleuca isolate Jingjing chromosome 14, ASM200744v2, whole genome shotgun sequence DNA segment encodes these proteins:
- the CCDC177 gene encoding LOW QUALITY PROTEIN: coiled-coil domain-containing protein 177 (The sequence of the model RefSeq protein was modified relative to this genomic sequence to represent the inferred CDS: deleted 1 base in 1 codon), producing MVDPVPEEEKAGDEPEGSRGDAAAASVAPDAPGAQQPAASSASASASASASAVAPHKAEVPSAAEEGGRREQSPLLHLDLFNFDCPEAEGSRYVLTSPRSLEACARCAVKPVELLPRALADLVREAPGRSMRVATGLYEAYEAERRAKLQQCRAERERIVREEKRNSSCSSASLPASPAPRAARKASSSPSPARTQPPSAASRDRLRKLQQEQNLKQREEGLQEGRERAELVRRERAQRAARTKQRQEGQLQREKQELSRAERARHEALLQGRARQERAEREGLRSSLEASLGRAQENYEQLVEQRARELRERARREELQGRRAKEVAERKEREHQAHLEALARVGERRLQHATQAAEEAVQQKARRVGQSRMEKERTQRANKQKVERDEDCRRRELLQAIGRKLERSEQLSRERRSALETARSTARASFHVREKVREETNTRSFDRMVREAQLHASLDRK from the exons ATGGTGGACCCCGTGCCGGAAGAGGAAAAGGCGGGAGACGAGCCTGAAGGTTCAAGAGGGGACGCAGCCGCCGCATCTGTGGCCCCCGATGCACCTGGCGCCCAGCAGCCCGCCGCCTCCTCGGCCTCCGCCTCGGCCTCCGCCTCGGCCTCGGCGGTGGCGCCCCACAAGGCTGAAGTCCCCAGCGCGGCGGAAGAAGGCGGGCGGCGGGAGCAGTCTCCGCTGCTGCACCTGGACCTCTTCAACTTCGACTGTCCGGAGGCCGAGGGCAGCCGCTACGTGCTGACCAGTCCCCGCTCGCTGGAGGCCTGCGCCCGATGCGCCGTCAAGCCGGTGGAGCTGCTGCCGCGGGCCCTGGCAGACCTGGTGCGCGAGGCCCCGGGCCGCTCCATGCGAGTGGCCACCGGCCTGTACGAGGCCTACGAGGCCGAGCGGCGCGCC AAGCTGCAGCAGTGCCGGGCCGAGCGTGAGCGCATCGTGCGCGAGGAGAAGCGCAACAGCAGCTGCAGCAGCGCCAGCCTCCCGGCCTCGCCCGCGCCACGTGCCGCCCGCAAGGCCTCTTCCAGCCCGTCTCCGGCCCGGACGCAACCACCTTCCGCAGCTTCGCGG GATCGGCTGCGGAAGCTGCAGCAGGAGCAGAACCTGAAGCAGCGGGAGGAGGGCCTGCAGGAAGGGCGCGAGCGGGCCGAGTTGGTCCGCAGGGAGCGCGCTCAGCGCGCGGCCCGCACCAAGCAGCGGCAGGAGGGCCAGctgcagcgggagaagcaggagcTGAGCCGGGCGGAGCGGGCGCGCCACGAGGCCCTGCTGCAAGGCCGGGCCCGGCAGGAGCGCGCGGAGCGAGAGGGCTTGCGAAGCTCCCTGGAGGCCAGCTTGGGCCGCGCGCAGGAGAACTACGAGCAGTTGGTAGAGCAGCGCGCCCGCGAGCTGCGGGAGCGGGCCCGGCGAGAGGAACTGCAGGGCCGGCGGGCCAAGGAGGTGGCTGAGCGCAAAGAGCGCGAGCACCAGGCGCACCTGGAGGCGCTGGCCCGGGTGGGGGAGCGGCGGCTGCAGCACGCGACGCAGGCAGCCGAGGAAGCAGTGCAGCAGAAGGCGCGGCGCGTGGGCCAGAGCCGGATGGAGAAGGAACGAACCCAACGCGCCAATAAGCAGAAGGTAGAGAGGGATGAGGACTGCCGCCGGCGGGAGCTGCTGCAGGCCATCGGGCGCAAGCTGGAGCGTAGCGAGCAGCTGTCTCGAGAGCGGCGGAGCGCACTGGAGACCGCCCGCTCCACAGCCCGGGCCTCCTTCCACGTGCGGGAGAAGGTACGCGAGGAGACCAACACGCGCTCCTTCGACCGCATGGTGCGGGAAGCCCAGCTGCACGCCAGCCTGGACCGCAAATGA